One part of the Bombus pascuorum unplaced genomic scaffold, iyBomPasc1.1, whole genome shotgun sequence genome encodes these proteins:
- the LOC132915652 gene encoding cytosolic endo-beta-N-acetylglucosaminidase-like: protein MRTEVTESQPFKNLKELFDNVGNLKPWPEIGELRDSTDYVYSGLEISAGRTRLEKLDREVHPKTLLCHDMKGGYLEDRFIYGSESYDSYLFYHWSVIDTFVYFSHHFITVPPFGWINAAHNHGVKVLGTVITEREGIWDVILESHEELRRFADALILVAKFYKFDGWLLNIENTIKSEQVNNLIYFVKYLTENIHEAIRNSEIIWYDSVTNEGKLNWQNELNSKNIDFFLNCDAIYLNYNWTKSKLKNSLALAKTHSRDIHDIYVGLDIWGRGCPGGGGFNSSYALQKIRHEGLSVALFGPGWTHEFFGSKTFQEVEDLFWAQLFPYLYVHVSIYEEEVFKTSFCRGSGSMYYRCGQFMQALYERDGKRFKHKSFYNLSLQNPQISVPIPHMKFTSSPQLPEPKSENDLNECSEEPIHYVYETRKNVVRVLKNVVNIENKMPMLYVNSFEFCSEFSFRGGGCIKLTTNDLTTRSYHRLFLVHIEFQQDIVAIIAYKKMESSIANGSQPEPILVLGNNTGLKSIVHYKSRNLVANWKRCVYRTNMRTVNEIGISFARSNVCYLGKIVLKQKHRHLDGKSASRTLYCRSHFAFPR from the exons ATGAGGACGGAAGTTACAGAGTCACAACCTTtcaaaaacttaaaagaattattcgataacgtgggtaaCTTGAAACCATGGCCAGAAATTGGAGAActacgagattcaactgattatgtgtacagtggtttagaaataagcgcagGAAGAACgcggttagaaaaattggatagagaagtacatccGAAAACGTTGCTCTgtcatgatatgaaaggtggctacctagaagacag atttatatatggatcagaatcttatgattcttacctattttatcactggagtgttattgacacttttgtgtattttagtcatcatttcataactgtgcccccttttggatggattaatgcagcacataatcatggtgtaaaagttcttggtactgtaattacggaaagagaaggtaTCTGGGATGTTATACTTGAATCTCATGAAGAATtaagaagatttgcagatgcactaatacttgttgcaaaattttataagtttgatggctggttattaaatattgaaaataccattaaaagtgagcaagttaataatttaatttattttgtaaaatatctaacagaaaatattcatgaagcaattagaaattctgaaattatatggtacgatagcgtaaccaatgaaggaaaattaaattggcaaaatgagcttaaCAGTAAAAACAT agatttctttttaaactgcgatgccatttacttgaattataactggacgaaatcaaaattgaaaaacagtttGGCACTAGCAAAAACTCACAGTcgagatattcatgatatatatgtaggaCTTGATATTTGGGGAAGAGGTTGTCCTGGcggtggtggatttaattcatcatat gctttacaaaaaatacgacacgaaggactttctgttgcactttttggtccaggttggactcacgaatttttcggatctaagacattccaagaagtagaagatctattttgggcacagttgtttccttatttatatgttcatgtatctatctacgaagaagaagtattCAAAACATCATTTTGCCGTGGCAGTGGTAGCATGTATTATCGCTGTGGTCAG TTTATGCAGGCACTATATGAAAGggatggaaaaagatttaaacacaaatcattttacaatttatccctgCAAAATCCACAAATTTCAGTACCTATACCgcacatgaaatttacatcatcgCCTCAACTTCCAGAACCGAAAAGTGAAAACGATCTAAATGAGTGTTCAGAAGAACCGATACATtatgtttatgaaacgaggaagaatgttgttcgagtattaaaaaatgttgtaaatattgaaaataaaatgccaatGCTATATGTAAATAGCTTCGAATTTTGCAGCGAGTTCTCTTTCAGAGGTGGTGGTTGCATAAAATTAACTACAAATGATCTTACAACTAGGTCATATCACAG ACTATTTCTCGTTCATATCGAATTTCAACAAGACATTGTAGCAATCATTgcttataaaaaaatggagTCGTCCATAGCAAATGGAAGTCAACCCGAACCAATACTAGTTCTCGGCAATAATACAGGCTTAAAATCCATCGTTCATTATAAATCAAGGAATTTGGTTGCCAACTGGAAAAGATG TGTTTACCGAACGAACATGAGGACTGTGAACGAAATTGGTATATCTTTTGCGAGGAGTAACGTCTGCTATCTGGGAAAGATCGTCCTCAAACAAAAGCATCGACACCTGGACGGTAAGTCTGCTTCTCGTACTTTATACTGTCGCTCGCATTTCGCGTTCCCTCGATAA